CTCAGTTAAAAGAACAGCAGAGGTTTTATATTGTGCATCAAGATGAAGATGATTTATTGTCCTTTGAGGGTTTTCATGAATTACATTCAAGTCATTGGAAAATAGAGCAATATCACCGGGTGATTAAACAGGTTTGTCATATTGAAAAGTTTCAAGTAAGACGATCTAAACTGATTTTGAATCATATTTTTTCAGCCTTGATGGCCTACGTTGAGATACAAAAGAACCAGTTTGAGCGGATCTTTGAAAATGTATATCGTTGGCAGAAGAAATTATTTAGACCAGTTATCAAAAACTTCATTGATGACTTTATTCTCGATAAAAATCATCTGCTACCACAGAGAATCTATAAATAATAGTGCGTAAGTCCTATATATTTTTTTAATTTCATGGTTTAGAATGCCTTTTTTTAAATAGTACTTACAGGCTGGATAATGATCAAAATTGATACCTTTGATACTATGCAAATAAAGAAGTCCTTTACCACTCTAAAAGGGCAAGAAAGAATAAAGCAGATCTTAAGAAATGCTGAAATAGTTTTTCTTACTAAAGGTTATTCCGGATTTAGTATGAGAGGAGTTGCAACTCAATCAAATATTAGTTTAAGTACTTTGCAACATTATTTTCAAAATAAAGATATTTTATTAAAAGCTTTACTTAATAAATTAATTTGTGACTATATACAGCGTATTGAAATTTTAATTAATTTGAATGCAAATGAACCACCTTTAATTCGGTTTATGAATATTATCACTAATATAATTTATGAAATAGAGCAACCGATCATCACAAATGCATTTAAAGAGTTTTTCTCTATTTCAGATCATTTACCCTATGTATATGAAGCTTTGTCAATCATACAAAAGTATAATCTCGAACTTATCTATAAAATCATCCTCCCATTCATAATAAAATATCTTCAGAAGAATATAAAGAAAGAGCGATTATTATAATCACTCAACTTAATGGATATTTAGTTCAACATTCGAACAAAAATACAGATGAAAGTTATAAAGAATTTTTAAGAAGTATACTGTTAAAAAATATATTAAGATTAGTCAGTGAACCATAAATTTTAAAACATAGGAGCCAGTTCTCCTATGTTTTTAATATATGGTGGTGTTGTACTCAATTATTATATTACTGAGCGAAAGCTTTAATTTCACTTCGAATCAAAATATGTCGAGATGGAAAGTAAAAGCGATAAGCCAATTCGTAAGAGTCAAATAGAGCTAACTGAGATTGATGAGTTGCCCAATAATAAGCTGTCATTCCCTTTTCTTTCCTCACATTTAAATAGTAAGGAACAGCAAAGTTGTTCGAAACAATCATAAAACTCATAGTATTTGATCTAGCTATTCAGTGATTTTGGACAAAGTCAGCTTTAATTGAATCTAACGAACGTAATATGGGCGCCAACATAGACTCCGCAATTCGCATGGCTTCTGACTCAGACTTGTGTTGAATAGCTTGAACAAGTTCACTATGTATTTGCTGGTTTGGGTCAGGTAAATTTTTATTAGTCACTAGCTCTAAGGTGTATTGATAGCTTGAGTTTAAGAAATACTCATAAGTTGCCTGTAAAGCTTTATTATGAGTCGCCTTGGCAATTGCCAAATGTAGTTTCTTATCACTTAACATAAAGTTAGCAACATCTTGTTGATTTGTTGCTGCTCTATGTTCTAAACACGCTATAACATCGCGCATATCTTCAGGCGTGCAATGTCTAGCAGCTAATTTAGCAATTTCGATTTCTAATAAACATCTTACTTCTACGTGTTCATATAAATCAGAATGATGAATTGAATTAATCACAATCGAAAAGTCATTCTTCGTACGTACAAAAGTACCCAGCCCCTGTTTGACTTCTAAAACACCTAAATATTCTAAAATTTTAATTGCTTCACGAATGGTGTTTCGACCCACACCCAAACCTTGAACAAGCTCAGGTTCAGTCGGAATTTTCTCATCTACTTTCCAAATGTCATTTTTAATATTCTGACGTATGACATGAATCACTTCATCGACCAGAGATCTTTTTTGAATTTGCTCAATCATTAAAATTGGTACTAGTAAGCTTAAACATACGGTGATACTATCATCCTATGTTTAATTGTTCAATTTCTCTTTCATGCATTTTAAAGGTTGAGCTCATGGAATTAAGTCAGACAATTTCAAATCTTATTTTTGAAATTCAAAAGCTTACTCAAGCAGTCGAAAAAATTTCTAAAACCCAAGAAATTTCTGTAGATGTCTTAGATGAGGCGATTGCCTTTAGATGGGAAGAGAAAATAATAAAGGTTCGCTCGTCGCGATCCGTAAACCTCAACTCATTTCTTTTAATCATCTGTGCAATATCGACAGCCAACTCACCAAAGTAAAACTAAATACTGAAGCCTTTGCAAAAGGCTTGTTAGCAAATAATGTACTCATGACAGGCTCACGTGGTACAGGCAAGTCGTCTATTGTAAAAGCCTGTTTAAATGAATATCACCACTTAGGCCTTCGAGTGATTGAACTTGAGAAAAAGTATTTAGAAGATTTGCCTAAGATTATTAACTTACTACAAGACCGTACTGAGCGTTTTATCATCTTTTGTGATGACTTGGCCTTTGAAGCCGGTGACTCAAGTTACGCAACTTTAAAAACTGTATTAGATGGTTCACTGGCCTCTAGTTCAGACAATACACTCATTTATGCAACATCAAATCGAAAGCATATGGTGGCCGAATACAATAAAGATAATACCGAGTTAAATGTCGGGGAAAATGGCGAATTACGCCCTGGCGACAGCATTGAACAAAAGATTTCTTTAGCAGACAGATTTGGTTTACAAATTAATTTCTATGGCTTTAGCCAACAAGAGTATTTAAAAACTGTTCAATACTGGCTAAATGAATACAAATGGCAACAACGGGAAACTTGGGAAACGATTCAGTTAAAAGCTATTCAATATGCAACTCAGCAAGGCAACCGCTCAGGAAGAATTGCCAATCAATTTGCCAAAATGATTGTGGGTCAAGAAATGCTAAGTGCAGCAGATTTAACGGTTTAAATTGTTGGCTATAAAATGCCCCATAAAAAAAGCCCTTACGGGCTTTTTTTAATTAAGCAATAAATTTCAACATAAGCTGAATCACAGTTGCATTAATCAAGTCGACAAAGAATGCACCACAAAGCGGAACAATTAAGAATGCTTTATGCGATGGGCCATACATATTGGTAATCGCCTGCATATTTGCAACGGCGGTTGGTGTAGCCCCCATACCGAAACCACAGTGACCTGCTGCCAATACTGCCGCATCGTAATTTTTCCCCATTACACGGAAAGTCACAAATGCTGCATATAAAGCCATAGTCAGTGTTTGAGCACCTAAAATAACCACAAGTGGACCTGCTAAGTCAGCAAGTTGCCAAAGCTTTAATGAAAGCAATGCCATTGCTAAATAAAGAGATAAAGACGCATTACCAAAAACGTCAATCGCGCGGTCAAAAATATCAACCTTCAACACGCTTTCTAAAATATTTCTTAAGATTACACCGCCACCAAGTGCCCAAACGAAAGTTGGTAACTCAAACCAAGTTCCTTACTGAAGCCAGTCATAAATTCAGCAAATGCTAAACATGCTGCAAACATACCAAGCGTAGTAATTGCATTGTCGGCAGTAATTAAACGAACTTGATGCGGGTTTTCAAACGGTGCAAGATC
The window above is part of the Acinetobacter baumannii genome. Proteins encoded here:
- a CDS encoding FadR/GntR family transcriptional regulator, which produces MIEQIQKRSLVDEVIHVIRQNIKNDIWKVDEKIPTEPELVQGLGVGRNTIREAIKILEYLGVLEVKQGLGTFVRTKNDFSIVINSIHHSDLYEHVEVRCLLEIEIAKLAARHCTPEDMRDVIACLEHRAATNQQDVANFMLSDKKLHLAIAKATHNKALQATYEYFLNSSYQYTLELVTNKNLPDPNQQIHSELVQAIQHKSESEAMRIAESMLAPILRSLDSIKADFVQNH